In Daucus carota subsp. sativus chromosome 4, DH1 v3.0, whole genome shotgun sequence, one DNA window encodes the following:
- the LOC108215949 gene encoding uncharacterized protein LOC108215949, with translation MESTNSGSVDAHVDPFLLEALQNPRHRLTILRMELDIQKFLRNSDQLEFEFQHFPTSYLRLAAHRVAQHYGLLTMVQDNFLDGQGMRIVVKKTAESIYPRVCLSDVPIKQSENDSTAQKKIVIQSRPTSASSSDNIGGLRKHNSIKSVEVRKEEYDRARARIFSGSSSSPESVSLKHQNNVYSTGIENEGSRNDVMDMERNVTNREGGTSSRVAILRDREKDLIDPDYDRSYQRYNRNLPDSQNFGSTQMHMQNFQSPPYLHYDTALPQFGHMPDTQASPSYCYSSFVQIPYYASRPYQSSMDAVYVQVPSPAMMYPQSYDQLRNAVLQAPIYQQPLCFDYTNY, from the exons ATGGAGTCTACAAACTCAGGCAGCGTGGATGCACATGTGGACCCTTTCTTGCTTGAAGCTCTTCAAAACCCTCGCCATCGTCTTACTA TTCTGCGAATGGAGCTCGATATTCAGAAGTTTTTGCGGAATTCTGATCAACTAGAGTTTGAATTCCAACATTTCCCGACTTCTTATCTTCGTCTTGCTGCACATCGTGTCGCTCAGCACTATGGTCTGCTCACCATGGTTCAGGATAACTTCTTGGATGGCCAGGGAATGCGAATAGTGGTCAAGAAAACAGCCGAAAGCATATATCCTCGTGTTTGTTTGTCAGATGTACCTATCAAACAGTCTGAAAATGACAGCACTGCGCAGAAAAAAATTGTCATACAATCAAGGCCCACAAGTGCCTCCTCAAGTGACAATATTGGTGGGTTGAGAAAGCATAATTCCATTAAATCCGTGGAGGTGAGAAAGGAGGAGTATGACAGAGCACGAGCTCGTATATTCAGTGGTTCTTCTAGCTCCCCTGAATCTGTATCTCTGAAGCATCAGAATAATGTCTACTCTACTGGGATAGAAAATGAAGGTTCAAGGAATGATGTCATGGATATGGAGCGGAATGTAACTAATAGGGAAGGTGGTACATCATCCCGAGTAGCCATTCTCAGGGACAGGGAGAAGGATCTCATAGATCCAGATTATGATCGCAGCTACCAGAG ATATAACAGGAATCTTCCTGATAGTCAAAACTTTGGCTCGACACAAATGCATATGCAGAATTTTCAGTCTCCACCATATCTACATTATGATACAGCTCTGCCACAGTTCGGACATATGCCAGACACTCAAGCTTCGCCCAGTTACTGTTACAGTAGCTTTGTCCAGATCCCTTATTATGCTAGCAGACCATATCAGTCATCAATGGATGCTGTTTATGTGCAGGTGCCTTCTCCGGCTATGATGTATCCACAATCGTATGATCAGCTCAGGAATGCTGTCTTGCAG GCACCTATCTATCAGCAGCCCCTATGTTTTGATTACACCAACTACTGA
- the LOC108215753 gene encoding transcription factor MYBC1, whose protein sequence is MREVEECSNWLSNWEQQLPSPDELMPLNQSLITPNLLVAFNLTPNPSPNTNSNAPFFSNPQTLKNPSTPSLQTPSSHPDSATDFESSELGGGNSGDEPARTLKRPRLVWTPQLHKRFVDAVAHLGIKNAVPKTIMQLMSVDGLTRENVASHLQKYRLYLKRMQGGHSGGSGSGLDSATDHLFASSPVPAHFLHPVRPNSDQFLPFVPVVALQQQQHHHNQMAVVSGQYRQMGQFEHPYNVARQAHQQQQVHMMGTPVHKLVPTSYIEDLESATATVANGRKALTLFPTGDD, encoded by the coding sequence ATGAGGGAAGTTGAAGAGTGTTCCAACTGGTTGTCCAATTGGGAACAACAACTCCCATCTCCAGATGAGCTTATGCCCTTAAATCAATCCTTAATCACCCCTAATCTCCTTGTTGCCTTTAATCTCACCCCAAATCCAAGCCCAAACACAAATTCCAACGCCCCTTTTTTCTCTAACCCTCAAACCCTCAAGAACCCATCAACGCCTTCGCTTCAAACACCTTCGTCGCACCCTGACTCGGCCACTGATTTCGAGTCGTCCGAGTTGGGTGGGGGTAACTCGGGGGATGAGCCTGCTAGGACCCTTAAGAGGCCTCGTCTCGTGTGGACTCCCCAGCTTCATAAGAGATTTGTGGATGCTGTGGCCCATTTGGGGATCAAGAATGCTGTTCCCAAGACAATTATGCAACTCATGAGTGTTGATGGACTCACTCGCGAAAATGTCGCTAGTCATTTGCAGAAGTATAGGTTGTATTTGAAGAGAATGCAGGGAGGGCATTCTGGTGGGAGTGGGAGTGGTTTGGACTCGGCTACTGATCATTTGTTTGCGAGCTCCCCTGTGCCTGCGCATTTTTTGCACCCGGTTAGGCCTAATTCGGACCAATTCTTGCCTTTTGTGCCTGTTGTTGCgttgcagcagcagcagcaccaTCATAATCAGATGGCTGTGGTTTCGGGGCAGTATAGGCAAATGGGGCAATTTGAGCATCCCTACAATGTGGCTAGGCAAGCACATCAGCAACAGCAGGTTCATATGATGGGGACACCTGTGCATAAGCTAGTGCCAACTTCTTATATTGAAGACTTGGAATCTGCAACAGCTACAGTCGCCAATGGGAGGAAAGCTCTCACTTTGTTTCCAACCGGGGATGATTGA
- the LOC108219423 gene encoding violaxanthin de-epoxidase, chloroplastic: MAFCLHSTFISSECNSLYSTTQFTTNGRFAGRRTDFNNGGLVMVKLWSNCKRSTPTQVIRNLRVYCGLDSRFPDILSNGRAKIFSLCNIEAVMKSKDPFNLETTVKLIAQKQWSQFAAVALVLACTFVIIPNADAVDALKTCTCLLKECRVELAKCIANPSCAANVACLQTCNNRPDETECQIKCGDLFENSVVDQFNECAVSRKKCVPRKSDVGEFPVPAADVLVKSFNINDFTGKWFITSGLNPTFDAFDCQLHEFYTEGNKLVGNLSWRIGTPDGGFFNRSAVQKFVQDPSQPGILYNHDNEYLHYEDDWYILSSKLEGTPEDYLFVYYRGKNDAWDGYGGAFVYTRSAVLPESIVPELERAAKSVGRDFNTFIRTDNTCGPEPPLIDRLEKTAEAGERTIIKEVEEIEQEVEKVKDTEVSLFRRLAEGFKVFLEDEQNALNGLTKEEEEILSGLQMEAAEVEKLFENALPIRKLR, encoded by the exons ATGGCCTTTTGTCTACACTCAACTTTTATATCCAGTGAATGCAACAGCTTGTATTCCACAACCCAATTCACCACCAATGGAAGGTTTGCAGGTCGAAGGACGGATTTTAATAATGGTGGTTTAGTTATGGTGAAATTGTGGTCGAATTGCAAAAGATCCACACCTACGCAGGTTATAAGGAATCTTAGGGTATATTGCGGGTTGGACTCTAGGTTCCCTGATATTTTGTCGAATGGAAGGGCAAAGATTTTTTCCTTGTGTAATATCGAAGCAGTTATGAAG AGTAAGGACCCATTCAACCTGGAAACAACGGTCAAATTGATTGCTCAGAAGCAGTGGAGCCAGTTTGCAGCAGTAGCTCTTGTATTGGCTTGTACATTCGTGATAATACCAAATGCAGATGCTGTTGACGCTCTCAAAACTTGTACTTGCTTACTTAAGGAGTGCAG GGTGGAGCTTGCCAAATGCATTGCAAACCCATCATGTGCAGCCAATGTTGCTTGTCTCCAAACATGCAACAATAGACCTGATGAGACCGAATGCCAG ATAAAGTGTGGGGATCTGTTTGAAAACAGTGTCGTAGATCAGTTCAATGAGTGTGCTGTATCGAGAAAGAAATGTGTGCCACGTAAATCTGACGTGGGTGAATTTCCTGTCCCGGCAGCTGATGTGCTTGTAAAAAGCTTCAACATCAATGATTTCACTGGGAAGTGGTTTATTACTAGTGGTCTAAATCCAACATTTGATGCTTTTGATTGCCAATTGCACGAGTTCTACACAGAAGGCAACAAACTTGTAGGAAATTTGTCATGGCGCATAGGAACTCCAGATGGTGGTTTTTTTAATCGATCAGCTGTACAGAAATTTGTACAAGATCCATCCCAGCCGGGAATCCTCTACAATCATGACAATGAGTATCTCCATTACGAAGATGACTG GTATATTTTGTCTTCAAAGCTAGAGGGTACACCAGAAGACTATCTATTTGTATATTACAGAGGAAAGAATGATGCATGGGATGGATATGGTGGCGCATTTGTGTACACAAGAAGTGCAGTTTTGCCCGAAAGTATTGTACCTGAACTAGAAAGGGCTGCTAAAAGCGTGGGTAGGGACTTCAACACCTTTATCAGAACTGACAATACATGCGGGCCTGAACCTCCCCTTATTGATAGACTGGAGAAGACAGCAGAAGCAGGGGAAAGGACGATTATAAAAGAGGTTGAGGAGATAGAACAGGAGGTGGAGAAAGTGAAGGACACAGAAGTGAGTCTGTTCCGTAGGTTGGCCGAAGGGTTCAAAGTGTTCCTAGAAGATGAACAAAACGCACTCAATGGGCTGACTAAAGAAGAGGAGGAGATTTTGAGTGGCCTACAAATGGAAGCAGCTGAGGTAGAAAAACTCTTCGAAAATGCACTACCTATCAGGAAGTTGAGATAA
- the LOC108217711 gene encoding protein trichome birefringence, with the protein MADSTKHPPIITDIKSLLSYQRKKRIITFIYGFMFGFVVFTVFLAFNPSPQSSTPWVSNIYSTINTISTTNSSSFSSSFNLSSKLSPVFSYFFPNSTLPNANASYNRNQTQNKDLGLDKVGNFSSNKTRIETPKSQVVINQTQDHDLGNKVEVLKTNQTAVLAPSPPVVVNQTVNSVPNSSVQNLSGNGDKRIADTGLVTNANTSLPKKEEKDSSSHVPVNVEREKLVGKLMNCDLFHGEWVRDDSYPLYKPGSCSLIDEQFNCFRNGRPDKGFQQMKWKPQHCTLPRLDGGHMLELLRGKRLVFVGDSLNRNMWESLICILRNSVKDQSKVYEASGQHHFRSAAFYSFIFKDYNCTVEFFVSPFLVQEWEEPEKNGSNKETLRLDKIGTSADNYKSADILIFNTGHWWTHPKTSEGRDYYQEGTHIYHELNVIEAFRKAVTTWARWVDANVNPLKTLVFFRGYSASHFSGGQWNSGGQCDHETEPIKNETYLDAYPPKMRVLEKVLRNMKTKVSFLNITRLTDYRKDAHPSVYRKQKLSEEESQSPLKFQDCSHWCLPGVPDAWNELLYAELLVKQHEKQQQKIKR; encoded by the exons ATGGCAGATTCAACAAAGCATCCACCTATAATCACAGACATAAAATCCCTCTTATCTTACCAAAGAAAGAAACGCATTATCACCTTTATCTATGGTTTCATGTTTGGTTTCGTCGTCTTCACTGTTTTCTTGGCCTTTAATCCTTCTCCTCAATCTTCTACACCTTGGGTTTCAAATATCTACAGCACCATCAATACTATCTCAACAACTAActcttcatctttttcttcttcttttaatTTATCGTCTAAGCTGTCTCCTGTTTTTTCTTACTTTTTTCCAAACTCTACACTGCCAAATGCCAATGCATCCTACAACAGAAACCAGACTCAAAATAAAGACTTGGGCCTTGATAAAGTTGGAAACTTTAGTTCAAATAAGACCAGAATTGAAACTCCCAAGTCTCAGGTGGTTATTAATCAGACTCAAGATCATGACTTGGGGAATAAAGTTGAAGTCTTGAAGACAAATCAGACTGCTGTTCTGGCTCCAAGTCCTCCGGTGGTGGTGAATCAGACTGTAAATTCTGTGCCCAATTCTTCGGTACAAAATCTTAGTGGGAATGGAGATAAGAGAATTGCAGACACTGGTTTGGTTACAAATGCAAATACTTCCTTGCCCAAGAAAGAAGAGAAGGATTCAAGTTCTCATGTGCCTGTAAATGTGGAAAGAGAGAAGTTGGTGGGAAAATTAATGAATTGTGATCTGTTTCACGGGGAGTGGGTGAGAGATGATTCATATCCGTTGTACAAACCTGGTTCTTGTTCACTTATTGATGAACAATTCAATTGTTTTCGTAATGGTAGACCTGATAAAGGCTTTCAGCAGATGAAATGGAAGCCACAGCATTGCACCTTACCAAG ATTGGATGGGGGTCATATGTTAGAATTGCTGAGAGGCAAGAGATTGGTCTTTGTCGGAGATTctctgaataggaacatgtgGGAGTCTTTAATTTGCATTCTGAGAAACTCTGTCAAGGATCAAAGCAAAGTTTACGAAGCATCCGGCCAACACCATTTTCGATCAGCCGCATTTTATTCTTTTATCTTTAAG GATTATAATTGTACTGTGGAGTTCTTCGTATCTCCATTCCTAGTTCAAGAATGGGAGGAGCCAGAGAAAAATGGATCAAACAAGGAAACACTGAGACTCGACAAAATTGGAACTTCTGCTGATAACTACAAAAGTGcagatattttaatttttaatactgGACATTGGTGGACTCATCCAAAGACTTCTGAAgg GAGAGACTATTATCAAGAAGGGACTCACATTTATCATGAACTAAATGTTATCGAGGCCTTTAGAAAAGCTGTAACAACATGGGCAAGATGGGTAGATGCCAATGTTAATCCTTTAAAGACTCTGGTATTCTTCAGGGGATATTCAGCCTCACATTTCAG TGGAGGCCAGTGGAATTCAGGTGGACAATGTGACCATGAAACTGAGCCGATTAAGAATGAGACATATCTAGATGCATACCCGCCCAAGATGAGAGTTCTGGAGAAAGTACTGAGAAATATGAAAACTAAAGTATCTTTTTTGAATATTACAAGACTGACAGATTATCGGAAAGATGCTCATCCCTCGGTATACAGAAAGCAAAAATTGTCAGAAGAGGAGAGTCAATCGCCGTTAAAATTCCAGGACTGCAGTCACTGGTGCCTCCCTGGCGTGCCGGATGCTTGGAATGAGCTTCTGTACGCAGAATTGTTAGTTAAACAGCATGAGAAGCAACAACAGAAAATAAAACGATGA